GGAAGATGCCCAAGCCATTGTTCCAACAGCTGTAGATACACTATATGATATAGAACTACCCGAATTATTACCTTTATCAGAAAACGATGCTGCTTTCCCTATATATCCTCGGCAACCGACTATgtcttttatattaataatggACGATAAATTTGGCGTTTTATcttatattccttttttattataaagatTTTCCGTATATGATGTcttaaatttatgtaatatttcACAAATGCTTTTGTTCTCTTCATTCATTTCTTCCGGATTAGAACAATAATTCTGATCCAATtctctatatatattaatacattcgtataaatatatttgcgcAGGACAGCTTATTGAATCAACTTTATCTAATAATGTCTCCAAAATAATCTGAATATTATCttgaaaatttaataatttaattattttttcaggttccttatatttttcctcataTTTATAATCAATACATGATATTTGGGGGTTAGGGCCAGAATATTTATCTATAGATTCTGATATAATAAGACTGATAATGAATTTACGCAAATGGTGTTTCTTTGATACATAGTATATCCAGTTATTTAAATATCTGCAACATTTATTGCCACACAAATATTCATAAtcattcttaaaaaaggacaatatatttcttataatttttacacagATATCTTTGTGCATTG
The sequence above is a segment of the Plasmodium cynomolgi strain B DNA, scaffold: 0291, whole genome shotgun sequence genome. Coding sequences within it:
- a CDS encoding hypothetical protein (putative), with the translated sequence NDYEYLCGNKCCRYLNNWIYYVSKKHHLRKFIISLIISESIDKYSGPNPQISCIDYKYEEKYKEPEKIIKLLNFQDNIQIILETLLDKVDSISCPAQIYLYECINIYRELDQNYCSNPEEMNEENKSICEILHKFKTSYTENLYNKKGI